In Nocardia asteroides, the following proteins share a genomic window:
- a CDS encoding fused (3R)-hydroxyacyl-ACP dehydratase subunits HadA/HadB → MSREQTVSQPDIEAVVPDAALVGQRFGFRDHYEVGREKIREFARAVQNTHPAHHQEVDARKLGYDGIIAPPTFASVIGMSATRALLDSVLTEYDLSQVLQTDQVFEIYRPMLAGDRIRTEIEIESIRQFGDNDFVNVGFKLINQNDDIAVQGTTTIVARRGVEVDPNIVEAVENISMHMRPESVGDTDDILIRHTGPGAATPPRELAAVNTGPEFGSVAKGDELPAATARVTRGDLANYAGVSGDPNPIHFSDRAAELAGLPTVVAHGLLTMGLAAEYLSDWLGDPTAIEKLAVRFSGFVPVPPTSAGVIEFSGKVKSVDPERRAATILLSGISEGRKLFGRAVAEVRLT, encoded by the coding sequence ATGAGCAGGGAACAGACAGTGTCGCAGCCGGACATCGAAGCTGTGGTCCCGGATGCGGCGCTGGTCGGCCAGCGCTTCGGATTCCGCGACCACTACGAGGTCGGCCGCGAGAAGATCAGGGAATTCGCCAGGGCGGTGCAGAACACGCACCCCGCCCACCACCAGGAAGTCGACGCGCGCAAGCTCGGTTACGACGGCATCATCGCGCCGCCGACCTTCGCCTCGGTGATCGGCATGAGCGCCACCAGGGCGCTGCTCGACAGCGTGCTCACCGAGTACGACCTGTCCCAGGTGCTGCAGACCGACCAGGTCTTCGAGATCTACCGGCCGATGCTGGCGGGCGACCGGATCCGCACCGAGATCGAGATCGAGTCGATCCGCCAGTTCGGCGACAACGACTTCGTCAACGTCGGCTTCAAGCTGATCAACCAGAACGACGACATCGCCGTGCAGGGCACCACCACCATCGTGGCCCGCCGCGGCGTCGAGGTGGATCCGAACATCGTCGAGGCCGTCGAGAACATCAGCATGCACATGCGGCCGGAGTCCGTCGGCGACACCGACGACATCCTGATCCGGCACACCGGCCCGGGCGCCGCCACCCCGCCGCGCGAGCTCGCCGCGGTCAACACCGGGCCCGAGTTCGGCTCGGTCGCCAAGGGCGACGAACTGCCCGCGGCCACCGCCCGGGTGACCCGCGGCGACCTGGCCAACTACGCCGGCGTCTCCGGCGACCCGAACCCGATCCACTTCAGCGACCGCGCCGCCGAGCTGGCCGGCCTGCCGACCGTCGTCGCGCACGGCCTGCTCACCATGGGCCTGGCCGCCGAGTACCTGAGCGACTGGCTGGGCGACCCCACCGCGATCGAGAAGCTGGCCGTGCGGTTCTCCGGTTTCGTCCCGGTGCCGCCGACCTCGGCCGGCGTCATCGAGTTCTCCGGCAAGGTCAAGTCCGTCGACCCCGAGCGGCGCGCGGCCACCATCCTGCTGAGCGGAATCTCCGAGGGCCGCAAGCTGTTCGGCCGCGCGGTCGCCGAGGTCCGGCTCACATAA
- a CDS encoding BTAD domain-containing putative transcriptional regulator: MSLDVRVLGPVRLLVGGEPVAVGGPKPRALLAALTVNRRRAVSSAVLAEMVWNEDPPDSYAASLQVFVSNIRKALRNAGIDSAQVLRTEGAGYRLEIPDTACDLGRFENAREAGSRCLEVGDHPGAANLFGVALREWSGRALSDLAGLQFADGFATAMDEERLLAVSARVDAEIACGRASAVIGELVSMTNEHPLREPLWGQLITALYLSGRQADALEACRRVRAVLAEELGIDPGVALIELEQRVLRQEPLNVAEVKRTEQLAAAMTETVTEVPRSIRNGNLRFADGRTIPIPHGGLRIGRMTDNELVLDDPKASRYHAHIMPSRAGLLIKDLHSANGVYINEQPIDSGALLADGDIIRVGATVLTFIAVG; this comes from the coding sequence ATGAGTCTTGATGTCCGTGTGCTCGGGCCCGTTCGACTGCTGGTCGGCGGCGAGCCGGTGGCGGTCGGCGGGCCCAAGCCGCGCGCTCTGCTTGCCGCGCTCACCGTCAACCGGCGGCGCGCGGTGTCCTCTGCCGTGCTGGCCGAGATGGTGTGGAACGAGGATCCGCCCGACTCCTATGCCGCCAGCCTGCAGGTGTTCGTCTCGAATATCCGCAAGGCCCTGCGCAACGCGGGCATCGACTCGGCCCAGGTGCTGCGCACCGAGGGCGCGGGGTACCGGCTGGAGATCCCGGACACCGCCTGCGATCTCGGCCGGTTCGAGAACGCGCGCGAGGCCGGTTCACGCTGCCTCGAGGTGGGCGACCATCCCGGCGCGGCCAACCTGTTCGGCGTCGCGCTGCGCGAATGGTCCGGGCGCGCGCTGTCCGACCTGGCCGGTCTGCAGTTCGCCGACGGTTTCGCGACCGCGATGGACGAGGAGCGGCTGCTCGCCGTCTCCGCCCGGGTCGACGCCGAGATCGCCTGCGGGCGCGCGTCGGCGGTGATCGGCGAGCTGGTCTCGATGACCAACGAGCATCCGCTGCGGGAACCGCTGTGGGGTCAGCTGATCACCGCGCTGTACCTGTCCGGCAGGCAGGCCGACGCGCTGGAGGCGTGCCGCCGGGTGCGCGCGGTGCTGGCCGAGGAGCTCGGCATCGACCCCGGTGTCGCGCTGATCGAACTGGAACAGCGGGTGCTGCGTCAGGAACCGCTGAACGTGGCGGAGGTCAAGCGCACCGAGCAGCTGGCCGCGGCCATGACCGAGACGGTCACCGAGGTGCCGCGCTCGATCCGCAACGGCAACCTGCGCTTCGCCGACGGCCGCACCATCCCGATTCCGCACGGCGGCTTGCGGATCGGCCGGATGACCGACAACGAGCTGGTCCTCGACGACCCGAAGGCCAGCCGCTACCACGCGCACATCATGCCGAGCCGCGCCGGTCTGCTGATCAAGGACCTGCATTCGGCCAACGGCGTCTACATCAACGAACAGCCCATCGACAGCGGCGCGCTGCTCGCCGACGGCGACATCATCCGGGTCGGCGCCACGGTGTTGACGTTCATCGCAGTGGGGTAG